The genomic window TGAAAGTTTTGAACTAGATCATACGATTGTAAAAGCTCCTTATGTCCGCTTGATTGGAGAAGAGACTGGACCGAAAGGAGATATCATTTCTAACTTTGATATCCGCTTGGTTCAACCAAATGAGGACTCTATCCCTACTGCTGGACTTCATACTATTGAGCACCTCTTGGCTAAGCTCATCCGTACTCGCATTGACGGTATGATTGATTGTTCCCCATTTGGTTGTCGTACAGGTTTCCATATGATTATGTGGGGACGTCATTCTAGCGCTGAAATTGCTGCTGTCATCAAGGATTCACTAAAGGAAATCGCTGAGACTACAACTTGGGAAGATGTTCCTGGAACAACTATTGAATCTTGCGGAAACTACAAGGATCACAGCCTCTTTTCTGCTAAGGAGTGGGCAAAATTGATTCTTGAACAAGGAATTTCAGACGATGCTTTTGAGCGTCATGTCATTTAACAAAAAAAGAACCAGCTTTTCAGCTGGTTCCTTTTTCGATTCACAAAACCTTGATTTAGGCTTTTTCACGAATGACCAAGACACCATCTTCCATGTCAGCTTCAAGGTGTTTAGCATCAAGATTATCCAAATGGAAGTCTGTTACTTTGTCACGGATTTGTTGTTCAACTACTCGACGGAGTGGACGAACACCCATGACTTCATCATAACCTTCTTCAGTCATGTATTCTTTGGCTGCATCGCTCACTGCCAAGTCGATTTCTTTCTTAGAAAGAGTCTTATTGACATCAATCAACATCAAATCAACAATCTTAGAAAGGTCTTCCTTACTCAAGTGTGAGAATTCAATCACAGCGTTGAAACGGTTCAAGAATTCTGGACGGAAGTATGGTTTCAAACGATCCATGAGTTCTGGTTTATCAGCATCTTCTGTCAAGTTAGCTTCGTAACCAAAGCCTGCATTTGAAGTTGCGATAATCACCGTATTCTTGAAGTTTACAGTGTTACCTTGACCATCTGTCAAACGACCATCATCCAATACTTGAAGAAGAAGAGTAATGACTTGAGGGTCAGCCTTTTCAATTTCGTCGAGAAGGACGATTGAGTATGGATTACGACGGACGCGTTCTGTCAAAGTATTGCTATTGTCATCATAACCAACATAACCAGCTGTTGTACCAATCAATTTAGAAACGGCTGTGCGGTCGCTGTATTCAGACATGTCCAAACGGATGATAGCATCTTTAGTTCCGAACATATCAAGTGCTAATTGTTTAGCCAACTCAGTTTTACCAACACCAGTAGGACCTACAAAGAGGAAGCTACCGATTGGGCGATTTCCTTCATCAAAACCTGCACGGTTCCGACGAATCGCTTTGGCAACGGCTTCAACAGCCTTGTCTTGACCGATAACCTTAGTTTGCAAACGGTGGCCCATATCTTTCAAACGTTCGATATCAGTTGCACCCATTTGTGAAACAGGAATACCTGTCATACGTTCTACAGACTCAGCTACGTCATTGACAGTCGCTGTCACCTTGTGATCTTCTGTATGGTTAGCAATTTGCTTTTCAAGTTCTTCGATACGAACTTTTGCATTTAAAGCTGCTTCATAATCTTCTTTAGCAGCCGCAGCCTCTTGTTTAGCTTTTTCTTCTTCAATTTCATGTTCCACTGCATGCACATCTGTTACTGGATGTTGTGCAGCCAAGTGAGCAGCTGTCACATCGACAAGGTCGATAGCCTTATCAGGTAAACTACGTTGTGGAATATATTGAACAGAGTAATCAACAGCTGCTTTCAATACTTCATCTGGCAAGATGACGTTGTGGTGTTGTTGATAAAGATCACGAATACCTTGAAGAATCTTGAAAGTATCTTCAGCAGATGGAGCATTAACTTTTACTTCGTTGAAACGACGAGCAAGGGCTGCGTTTTTCAAGATGGTATTACGGTATTCATCTTGAGTTGTTGCACCAATCACTGTCAATTCCCCACGTGAAAGAGCAGGCTTCAAGATATCCGCAAGTCCTTTAGATCCTTGACCATCACCTGTGCTACCAGCACCAAGAATTTGATGAATTTCATCGAAGAAGAGGATAATATTCCCAGCTTCTTTGACTTCGTTTACCAAGTTTTGAATATTCTCTTCAAAGCTACCACGGTATTGCGTACCAGCTTCAAGACCTGAAATATCAATAGAGATAATTTCTTTGTTCTTGATTGCTGCTGGAACATCACCATTCACAATAGCTTGTGCAAGGCCTTCTACTACAGCAGTTTTACCAACACCAGCATCACCGACAAGAACTGGGTTATTCTTTGTACGACGAGAAAGGATTTCAGATGTTTCTTGAATCTCCTTATTACGTCCAATAACTGGATCCAACTTACCTTCACGAGCTTCTGCTGTTAAGTTACGCCCAAGTTTTGCAAGAATACCATCTTGTTTCATGGCTTTACCTTGAACGTACTGAGCTTGATCACTTCCTTCGCTAGGAAGTTGACCTGTTTGACGGTAAATCGCGAATTCTTCAGGTGTTACTTCACGACCGTTAATCAAGTAACGACGATTTTCAGAACTGTATCCACGCATACCACCCATCAATTGGTTAAATAAATCATCCATGTTGTTAAAGTTATTAAAGTTGTTGTTCATATTTCATACCTCGTTAAATTCAAAATTAGTTAGTCAAATTAATTTGACTTTCTCTGACCTTTGTTTTAAAAATTTTAGACTAGCAATTTGCTACTCTACGTATAATTTCTGGTTTCTCTTTATCCAATACAGATTTTGTAATTGGAATTCTAAAAATACTAATGTTCATCATAGGTTGTACCTCATTTCTAGGTTTTACCCATACTTTGACCTTAAGATAAATTACACAATCACCTTAAAATCAAGGTTTTCTAAGGATTTCCTTATCCTTATGTTCTTAGTATACCACTTTGGTCAGTATTAGTCAATAGGTTTGACCAATTTTGACCAACTTTTTTTAAATATTTTTTTATATCAAAAAAACCAGTCACTTTGACTGGTTTTTGATTTATTATTTATGAATCTTAGCTCAATGCATCATCCATTGAAAGAACTTCGTGGAAGACACGTTGTGTCAATTCAGTTTTTTGTTCTGGAGTGAGGTACTTAGTATTTACACAGTATCCTGAGATACGTACGATTACGTCTTCACCTGACATGATCTTTTCGTAAACATCGTTCAAGTCCATAACGTTCAAGTTAACGTGTTGTCCACCGTTTTCGAAGTAACCATCAAGGATTGTTACCAAGTTATCAACTTGTTCGTCACGAGTCTTACCAAGAGCACGTGGTGAAACTTGAGTTGTCAATGAGATACCATCAGCTGCGTAACCAAAGTCAAGGCTAGCAAGTGAGTTCAAGTTTTGCAACCATCCACCTTTAGCTTTGTTAGATGGGTTAGCACCTGGTGAGAAGAATTCAAGTTTAGACAAGTTCACTGAACCATCTTCGTTGAGGTATACACCTTTGTGGACTGGTGAGTTACCAGTTTGTTTAGAGTAAGCAACGTTAGATGTGATTGTCAA from Streptococcus sp. oral taxon 061 includes these protein-coding regions:
- a CDS encoding S-ribosylhomocysteine lyase, whose protein sequence is MSKEVIVESFELDHTIVKAPYVRLIGEETGPKGDIISNFDIRLVQPNEDSIPTAGLHTIEHLLAKLIRTRIDGMIDCSPFGCRTGFHMIMWGRHSSAEIAAVIKDSLKEIAETTTWEDVPGTTIESCGNYKDHSLFSAKEWAKLILEQGISDDAFERHVI
- a CDS encoding AAA family ATPase; this translates as MNNNFNNFNNMDDLFNQLMGGMRGYSSENRRYLINGREVTPEEFAIYRQTGQLPSEGSDQAQYVQGKAMKQDGILAKLGRNLTAEAREGKLDPVIGRNKEIQETSEILSRRTKNNPVLVGDAGVGKTAVVEGLAQAIVNGDVPAAIKNKEIISIDISGLEAGTQYRGSFEENIQNLVNEVKEAGNIILFFDEIHQILGAGSTGDGQGSKGLADILKPALSRGELTVIGATTQDEYRNTILKNAALARRFNEVKVNAPSAEDTFKILQGIRDLYQQHHNVILPDEVLKAAVDYSVQYIPQRSLPDKAIDLVDVTAAHLAAQHPVTDVHAVEHEIEEEKAKQEAAAAKEDYEAALNAKVRIEELEKQIANHTEDHKVTATVNDVAESVERMTGIPVSQMGATDIERLKDMGHRLQTKVIGQDKAVEAVAKAIRRNRAGFDEGNRPIGSFLFVGPTGVGKTELAKQLALDMFGTKDAIIRLDMSEYSDRTAVSKLIGTTAGYVGYDDNSNTLTERVRRNPYSIVLLDEIEKADPQVITLLLQVLDDGRLTDGQGNTVNFKNTVIIATSNAGFGYEANLTEDADKPELMDRLKPYFRPEFLNRFNAVIEFSHLSKEDLSKIVDLMLIDVNKTLSKKEIDLAVSDAAKEYMTEEGYDEVMGVRPLRRVVEQQIRDKVTDFHLDNLDAKHLEADMEDGVLVIREKA